The bacterium genome has a window encoding:
- the rpmJ gene encoding 50S ribosomal protein L36 — protein sequence MKVRASVKKICSNCKLVRRKGRIYVTCSTPKHKQRQG from the coding sequence ATGAAGGTTCGCGCATCAGTGAAAAAAATTTGCAGCAATTGTAAGCTTGTGCGCCGTAAGGGCAGAATTTATGTTACCTGCAGCACTCCGAAGCATAAACAGCGTCAGGGGTAG
- the rpsK gene encoding 30S ribosomal protein S11 → MGKKKVAQKSGDQASGDAAAPKAAVKETSKKYERGRAYVNASYNNTVISMTDEKGNVLAWGSAGSLGFTGPKKATPFAASKVVAALAEKLRKSGPVHIEVLLNGVGGGRDSAVRSLANQGFDVLSIKDVTPIPHNGPRQRKVRRI, encoded by the coding sequence ATGGGAAAGAAAAAAGTTGCGCAAAAAAGCGGGGATCAGGCGTCCGGGGACGCGGCGGCGCCGAAGGCGGCCGTGAAAGAGACGTCCAAAAAATATGAGCGCGGCAGAGCGTATGTCAACGCATCGTACAACAACACCGTCATTTCCATGACCGACGAGAAAGGGAACGTATTGGCATGGGGTTCGGCGGGGTCGCTCGGGTTTACGGGTCCGAAAAAAGCAACTCCGTTTGCCGCGTCAAAGGTGGTCGCCGCGCTTGCGGAGAAGCTTCGTAAATCGGGCCCCGTGCATATTGAGGTGCTGTTAAACGGCGTCGGCGGCGGGAGAGATTCCGCGGTGCGTTCGCTCGCGAACCAGGGGTTTGACGTGCTTTCCATTAAAGATGTGACGCCGATTCCACATAACGGACCGCGTCAGCGAAAAGTGCGCAGAATATAA
- a CDS encoding four helix bundle protein, which translates to MSELNFGNNLLNPTPAGNLSILQHLIASYKLWHEIKSHIQKSSRYTLGEKVDALFVETLELIFVAQYISKAQKLPALQKANTKFDALKFFLMILWEVGDLGQKQYAALSEKFDAIGKMLGGWLRKTEADAARDASSRAQATANTKK; encoded by the coding sequence ATGAGTGAATTGAATTTTGGGAATAACCTTTTGAACCCCACCCCCGCTGGAAATTTGAGTATTCTGCAACATTTGATTGCGAGTTATAAACTGTGGCACGAGATTAAATCTCACATTCAGAAATCCTCACGGTATACGCTAGGCGAAAAGGTAGATGCGTTGTTTGTTGAAACGCTGGAGTTGATATTTGTCGCGCAATACATTTCCAAAGCGCAGAAACTGCCTGCATTACAGAAAGCAAACACCAAGTTTGATGCGCTAAAATTCTTTCTCATGATACTTTGGGAAGTTGGTGATCTCGGGCAGAAACAGTATGCCGCGCTGTCTGAAAAATTTGACGCGATAGGAAAGATGCTCGGCGGATGGCTGCGCAAAACTGAAGCTGATGCCGCGCGCGACGCAAGTAGTCGCGCGCAGGCAACAGCAAACACGAAGAAGTAG
- the infA gene encoding translation initiation factor IF-1, giving the protein MSDFPPAAGNPSKNVVRIEGIVEESLPATTFRVKIEGGREVLAHLAGRLRLHYIKILPGDRVLMEMTPYDDARGRIVRRL; this is encoded by the coding sequence ATGAGTGATTTTCCTCCCGCAGCCGGTAATCCGTCAAAAAACGTAGTGAGAATCGAGGGTATCGTGGAGGAGTCGCTTCCGGCGACGACGTTTCGCGTCAAAATTGAAGGCGGAAGAGAAGTGTTGGCGCATCTCGCGGGAAGACTGCGACTCCACTATATAAAAATTCTTCCGGGTGACCGCGTGCTCATGGAAATGACCCCGTATGATGATGCAAGGGGGAGAATCGTGAGGAGGTTGTAA
- a CDS encoding succinylglutamate desuccinylase/aspartoacylase family protein, which translates to MKGPMTAEAFYARMLRVLKGRADITLAWHTLSYGKHGRKRYRFLRIASRDIERKDRILLLTTGMHGDEATGPLFMLRSANRILNAAHKAGVKVIIYPLMNPSGFELGTHYNLYGDAKLQRGNNDFLVYRNRNGEIVYDLGTRDTSELWFLSTDRRLRLRLPPETRLMHHLLGNDFWNHHGQIVGALDLHESQDDDDFARKAPTGAFHYAFVKGVFRNIVRRVAKAVPVLRHRWISDGFERNSDGFALIRVMKTDGDGCIHHYDGSLTEHLWRLNVPYAACVDTTNGFLRRRIMQLYAIWIQGMIELIRSHD; encoded by the coding sequence ATGAAAGGCCCCATGACCGCGGAGGCGTTCTATGCGCGCATGCTCCGCGTGCTTAAGGGCCGCGCGGACATCACGCTTGCATGGCACACGCTCTCGTACGGAAAGCACGGGAGAAAGCGCTATCGCTTCCTGCGTATCGCCTCGCGCGACATTGAGCGAAAGGATAGGATTCTGCTCCTCACAACCGGCATGCACGGCGACGAGGCAACAGGGCCGCTCTTCATGCTCCGAAGCGCGAACCGGATCCTTAACGCCGCGCACAAGGCGGGCGTCAAGGTCATCATCTACCCGCTCATGAATCCCTCGGGGTTTGAGCTGGGGACGCACTACAACCTCTATGGCGACGCGAAACTGCAGCGGGGCAACAACGACTTCCTCGTATACCGCAATCGCAACGGCGAGATTGTCTATGACCTCGGCACGCGCGATACGTCGGAACTCTGGTTCTTGAGTACCGACCGGCGGCTCCGTCTCCGGCTGCCCCCGGAGACGCGCCTCATGCATCATCTGCTCGGGAACGACTTCTGGAATCACCACGGGCAAATTGTTGGCGCGCTTGACCTCCATGAAAGCCAGGACGATGACGACTTCGCGAGAAAAGCACCCACGGGAGCGTTTCACTACGCATTCGTGAAAGGCGTCTTCCGAAACATCGTCCGGCGCGTCGCAAAAGCCGTTCCTGTGCTCCGCCATCGCTGGATCAGCGACGGGTTTGAACGAAACAGCGATGGGTTCGCGCTCATCCGCGTCATGAAGACCGATGGCGACGGATGCATTCACCACTACGACGGATCGCTTACCGAACACCTCTGGCGTCTGAATGTCCCCTACGCCGCGTGCGTGGACACCACAAACGGATTCCTGCGCCGGAGGATCATGCAACTGTACGCGATCTGGATTCAGGGCATGATAGAACTCATCCGATCGCACGACTAA
- a CDS encoding dUTP diphosphatase yields the protein MPKKLQVHIKRFDRALPIPQYHTKGAVCFDCHAREAVTVPPQQTALVPLNIAVAPPKGHFVLLVARSSFYKRGLITPNGLGIGDEDFSGDGDEYHFPVFNFTNAPVTILRGDRIAQMLIMPYKRAALHEVKSMRRKTRGGFGTTGQT from the coding sequence ATGCCAAAGAAACTCCAAGTGCATATCAAGCGTTTCGACCGCGCACTCCCGATCCCCCAGTACCACACGAAGGGTGCCGTGTGTTTTGATTGCCATGCACGGGAAGCCGTAACCGTGCCGCCACAGCAAACAGCGCTTGTGCCGTTAAATATTGCCGTTGCGCCGCCCAAAGGGCATTTTGTACTGCTTGTCGCGCGCAGTTCATTTTATAAACGCGGACTCATCACGCCGAACGGCCTAGGTATCGGCGATGAAGATTTTTCCGGCGATGGCGATGAATATCACTTTCCTGTATTTAACTTTACCAACGCGCCCGTAACAATTTTGCGCGGCGACCGCATCGCGCAAATGCTCATCATGCCCTACAAGCGCGCGGCACTGCATGAAGTGAAATCTATGCGCCGCAAAACAAGAGGAGGGTTTGGAACGACAGGGCAAACATAG
- a CDS encoding reverse transcriptase/maturase family protein codes for MSAWKEFAEGKRKKRDVQEFGLHLMDNIFALHNDLAAYRYNHGSYQMFRIADPKPRVIHKATVRDRVLHHAIYRILYPFFDRTFIPDSFSCRIGKGTHHAIERFRAFAYHASSNHTRTLWVLHCDIRKCFASIDQRMLIATLHEYIADEDVRWLLRQVIESFSSGTPHVGLPLGNLTSQLFANIYLNTLDQFVKHRLKAKYYLRYSDDFIFCSADRDWLLGLISQLRNFLAERLHLELHPKKITLKSLASGADILGWVHFTDHRVLRTATKHRMFRRIQEHPTEGTLQSYRGLLSHGNARHPAQFINSRGKG; via the coding sequence TTGTCGGCGTGGAAAGAGTTTGCCGAGGGCAAGCGAAAAAAGCGCGATGTGCAGGAGTTCGGGCTACATTTGATGGATAATATCTTCGCGTTGCACAACGACCTTGCCGCGTATAGATATAATCACGGCAGTTATCAAATGTTTCGCATCGCGGATCCGAAGCCGCGAGTGATTCACAAAGCTACGGTTCGTGATCGTGTACTCCACCACGCCATTTACCGCATCCTCTACCCGTTTTTTGACCGGACGTTCATTCCCGATTCTTTTTCTTGTCGAATCGGGAAGGGGACGCACCACGCCATAGAGCGTTTCCGTGCCTTTGCCTATCACGCCAGCAGCAATCATACACGTACATTATGGGTGCTCCATTGCGACATCAGGAAATGCTTTGCGAGCATTGATCAGCGCATGCTTATCGCGACACTTCATGAATATATCGCCGATGAAGACGTGCGTTGGCTACTGCGCCAAGTCATTGAGAGCTTTTCCAGCGGAACGCCCCATGTCGGGTTGCCGCTGGGGAACCTCACCTCGCAACTGTTTGCTAATATCTATCTCAATACGCTGGATCAGTTTGTGAAACACCGACTGAAAGCCAAATACTATCTCCGCTACTCGGACGATTTCATCTTCTGCTCTGCTGATCGCGATTGGCTCCTCGGACTTATTTCTCAATTACGCAACTTCCTCGCGGAGCGGCTACATTTGGAGTTGCACCCCAAGAAAATTACACTGAAATCGCTTGCGAGCGGCGCGGACATATTGGGCTGGGTGCATTTTACCGACCATCGCGTCCTTCGAACGGCAACAAAGCATCGGATGTTCCGGAGGATTCAGGAACATCCAACGGAAGGAACACTCCAATCGTACAGAGGGTTGTTGTCGCATGGAAATGCACGCCACCCTGCCCAATTCATAAATTCTAGAGGGAAAGGATAA
- the rpsD gene encoding 30S ribosomal protein S4: protein MFNTSEKRERALGMKLMLKPHRCASPKCATIRKPQPPGPHGGKRRRGASEFGLQLREKQKIKAMYGIREAAMQKVFTAAVKSAEATGEAMLARLERRLDNIVYRLGFAPSRSVARQLVGHGHIFVNGRRVDVPSALVSIGNVITIRPASKDHSGFKELAETMKKYEAPVWLSLDKSTLTGKMTAMPKDLETLFDTNLVVDYYSK from the coding sequence ATGTTTAACACCAGCGAAAAAAGAGAGCGCGCGTTGGGAATGAAGCTTATGCTGAAGCCGCATCGGTGTGCTTCGCCGAAGTGCGCGACCATCCGTAAGCCGCAGCCTCCGGGTCCGCACGGCGGAAAGCGCCGCAGAGGCGCCTCCGAATTCGGATTGCAGTTACGCGAAAAACAAAAGATCAAGGCGATGTACGGCATCCGCGAAGCGGCAATGCAAAAAGTATTTACGGCGGCGGTAAAATCCGCTGAAGCAACCGGCGAAGCGATGCTTGCTCGCTTGGAGCGCCGTTTGGATAATATCGTGTACCGTCTGGGTTTTGCTCCGTCGCGTTCGGTTGCGCGTCAGCTTGTCGGTCACGGCCATATTTTTGTGAACGGCCGCAGAGTCGATGTTCCCTCGGCGCTTGTTTCAATCGGGAATGTTATTACCATCCGCCCCGCATCAAAAGATCACTCGGGATTTAAAGAGCTCGCGGAAACAATGAAAAAGTACGAGGCGCCGGTGTGGCTTTCACTTGACAAATCAACGCTTACCGGAAAGATGACGGC
- the rpsM gene encoding 30S ribosomal protein S13, protein MRIVGINIPDNKKVLYALPYIHGVGRALAEKIIKATNINPDTRAKDLTPQEVAHIKDYIEKSVKVEGELRAMVKQNITLLKEMLAYRGNRHARHLPVRGQRTKTNSRTVRGNVRKTAGSGKRKVELK, encoded by the coding sequence ATGAGAATCGTCGGCATCAACATTCCGGATAATAAAAAAGTTCTTTACGCCCTGCCGTATATCCACGGCGTTGGCCGAGCATTAGCGGAAAAAATCATCAAAGCGACGAATATCAATCCGGATACGAGAGCAAAAGATCTAACGCCGCAGGAAGTTGCGCACATCAAGGACTATATTGAAAAGAGCGTGAAGGTGGAGGGTGAATTGCGCGCGATGGTGAAGCAAAACATTACGTTGCTCAAAGAAATGCTTGCGTATCGCGGCAATCGTCACGCGCGACATCTTCCGGTACGCGGCCAGCGGACAAAAACCAATTCACGCACCGTGCGTGGCAACGTCAGAAAGACTGCCGGCAGCGGTAAACGGAAAGTTGAGCTGAAGTAA